The genomic interval CGACCTCGTCCAGGTGATCCAGGCCCTCGTGGTGCTGTTCATCGCCGCCCCGCCGCTCGTGCGCTTCCTGCTCGGCCTGCGCCGCATCGACCAGCCAGGAAGGACCCGCCGTGCGCGCCGCGCGAAGGCCGCCGGAGAGGGACGCCCTGGTGCCGGCGAGGAGAGGACGACGGACGTCGGAGCAGATCAGACCGCCGAGGCCTCGCCGCCCTCCGCCGGGGACGACCCGGCCCCGGACCCCGGCGGGGCCCCGACGTCCGCCGGTCCAGCATCCGCCGGTCGAGCATCCGTCCGACCGGGACCCGACGCATCCGACGCAGAGAACACGACGGGAGGCCAGGAGCGATGACCGCCCTCGACCAGACCGGCCCCGCAGCCGCGCCGACGCCCGAGCCCGGGCGCGCGAGCGCATCCGGCGGCGCGGGCGAGCGCCCCCGGCGCTGGTGGCTGCTTCCCACCGTCCTCACCGCGCTCGCGCTGATCGCCCTGCTCGTCTTCGGGATGCTCGCCCCCTCGGGCGTGCAGACCGCCTACCGGATCGCCGCGCCCGGCGACCTCAACCCCGGCGGCATCATCCCCGGCGACGTGCCCGTGCCCACGAAGGTCGCCGCGATCGTGCTGGCCGTGCTCGCGCTCGCCGTCGCCGCCTACCTGTGGGTGCGCGCCGCCCGGGGCGCCATGCCCCGCGGGCGGGCCCGCGTCGCCGTGATCGTCGGCTTCGGCGTGCTGTGGGTGCTGTCGTTCCTCACCTGGGCGTTCAAGGGAGCCACGGTGGACCTGGGCGCCCTGCTGCAGACCATGATGCTGCTCGCCGTGCCGCTCGCCTTCGGCGCGCTCTCGGGCGTGCTCTCCGAGCGCGCGGGCGTCATCAACATCGCGATCGAGGGCCAGCTGCTGTTCGGCGCCTTCGGGGCCGTGCTCGTCGGCTCCCTCACCGGCAGCGCCTGGGCCGGCCTCGTCGCCGCGCCGATCATGGCGCTCGTGATCGGCGCCCTGCTTGCCCTCTTCGCGATCGGCTACCAGGTCCAGCAGATCATCGTGGGCGTGGTCCTCAACGTCTTCGCGATCGGGCTGACCAGCTTCTTCTTCGGGACCGTGATGAAGCAGAACCCCGGCATGTTCAACCAGCCGCTGCGCCTGCCCACGATCCGCATCCCGCTGCTCGCGGACATCCCGATCATCGGCCGCGTGCTGTTCGAGCAGACCGTGCTGGTCTACCTCATGTGGATCATCGTCGCCGTGCTCACCGTCGCCCTGTTCCGCACCCGCTGGGGCCTGCGCGTGCGGGCCGTCGGCGAGCACCCGCGCGCCGCGGACACCGTGGGCATCGACGTGAGCCGCACCCGCTGGTCCAACGTGCTGCTGGGATCGGCAGTCGCCGGGCTCGGCGGCGCGACCCTCACGATCGGCACCGGCGTCGCCTTCGGCGAGGAGATGAGCGCCGGCAAGGGATACATCGCGCTCGCCGCCATGATCCTGGGCCGCTACCACCCGGTGGGCGCGCTGCTCGCGGCGCTGCTCTTCGCCTTCGCGGACGCCCTGCAGCTGAACCTGTCCTCCCTGCCCTCGGGCACGGGCGCCGGGATCCCGAGCCAGTTCCTGCTCATGCTCCCGTACATCGTCACCCTGTTCGCGGTCGCGGGAGTGGTGGGGCGCGTGCGCGTCCCCGCCGCCGACGGCGTCCCCTACGTGAAACAGTGAGCGCATGACGAGCGAGCAGCAGGCGAGCGAGCGCACCGGCGACGGGACCGCGGACTTCGACGAGCTGGTCGAGGCCGCGCGCACCGTCGCCCAGCGCGCCTACGCCCCGTACTCCCGCTACCGGGTCGGGGCCGCGGCGACGACGGACGACGGCCGCGTGGTCACGGGCTGCAACGTCGAGAACGCCGGCTACGGCGTCACCCTCTGCGCCGAGTGCGGCATGGTCAGCGACCTGGTCGCGGGCGGCGGCGGGACGCTGCGTCGCTTCGTGTGCGTGGGCGGGGACGAGCACGTCGCCGCCGGCGACCGCGAGGTCGTCATGCCCTGCGGCCGCTGCCGCCAGCTGCTCTCCGAGCACGCGGGACCGCAGTTCCGCATGCTCTCCCCGCACGGGGTGCTCGACCTCGAGGGACTGCTCCCGCAGGCCTTCGGCCCCGCCGACCTCGCGGGATGATCGAGGGACCCGTCGGGCATGCCTCGTCGGCCCCGACGACCCCGCCGCTGCACCCTTCGCCACTGCACCGTTCGCCGCTGCACCCTTCGAGACCTGAGGAGACGGCCCCATGACCGAAGCATTCGACGCGATCGACGTCATCCGCGACAAGCGCGACGGCGCCCGCCTGAGCGACGAGAAGATCGACTGGGTGATCGACGCCTACACCCGCGGCGTCGTCGCCGAGGAGCAGATGGCGGCGCTGGCCATGGCCATCTTCCTGCGCGGCATGGACCGCGAGGAGATCGCCCGCTGGACCGCCGCGATGATCGCCTCCGGCGAGCGCATGGACTTCGGCTCACTGTCCAAGGACACGACGGACAAGCACTCCACCGGCGGCGTAGGCGACAAGATCACGCTCCCGCTCGCACCGCTCGTGGCGAGCTTCGGCGTCGCCGTCCCGCAGCTCTCCGGACGCGGACTCGGCCACACCGGTGGCACTCTCGACAAGCTCGAGTCCATCCCGGGCTGGAGGGCCGACCTCGGCAACGAGGAGATGATGGCGCAGCTCGAGGACGTGGGCGCCGTGATCTGTGCGGCCGGCTCCGGCCTCGCCCCGGCCGACAAGAAGCTCTACGCGCTGCGGGACGTCACCGGCACCGTCGAGGCGATCCCCCTGATCGCGAGCTCGATCATGAGCAAGAAGATCGCCGAGGGCACCGCTGCGCTCGTCCTGGACGTGAAGACCGGCGCCGGCGCCTTCATGCGCGAGGAGTCCGACGCCCGCGAGCTCGCCCGCACCATGGTCGACCTCGGCACCGACGCGGGCGTGCGCACCGTCGCCCTGCTCACCGACATGTCCGCGCCCCTGGGCCGGATGGTCGGCAACGCCCTCGAGGTCCGCGAGAGCCTCGACGTGCTCGCGGGCGGCGGCCCTGCGGACGTCGTCGAGCTCACGGTGGCGCTGGCCCGCGAGATGCTCGCCGCCGCCGGGAAGGACGACGTCGACGTCGAGGCCGCCCTCGCCGACGGCCGCGCGATGGACACCTGGAAGCGCATGATCTCCGCCCAGGGCGGCGATCCCGACGCCCCGCTGCCCGTGGCCTCCCACACCGAGGAGATCCGGGCATCGGCCGACGGCGTGGTCACGGGCCTGGACGCGCTGCAGGTCGGCGTCGCCGGCTGGCGCCTGGGCGCCGGACGCTCCCGCCCCGGTGAGGCCGTGCAGGCCGGCGCGGGCGTCGAGCTGCACAAGGTGGTGGGGGAGAAGGTCGCGGCGGGCGATGTGCTCGCGACCCTGCACACGGATACGCCCGACCGCTTCGGCCGCGCGCTCGAGGCGATCGACGGCGCCTGGACGATCGAGTCCGCAGCCTCCGAGCAGACGCGCCGGATCGTGCTGGACCGCATCGCCTGAGGGACGCGCGGCGGCCCCGCTCAGGCCAGCAGCGAGCGCAGGCGCGGCACGATGTGATCGGTCATCAGCGGTGCGAGCTGCACCCCTGGTGCATCGTCCGCGTCGAGGGGGAACCAGCGGCCCTCCTCGAGCTCCGCGAAGACCGTCACGTCGCGCGGCAGGGAGTCCGAGGGCGCGAGGAACACGCTCGCGCGCACGATGGTCTCCGCCTCGTTCGCGGCCGGGGCCTCGAACTCGCCGAGCAGCTCCAGGCCGTCCTCCTCGAGCACGACGTCGAGCTCCTCGATCACCTCGCGGACGGCCGCCTCACGGGCGTCCTCCCCGGGCTCGAGCTTGCCGCCGACCTGCATGAACGCCTCGGTGCCGCGTTTGCGGACTGCGAACAGCTCGAGCCCCGACGGGCCCTCGCGCAGGAAGCAGACCGCCGCGATGGTCAGGACGGCCGGTCCGGTCCCGCCCGATGCCGGCCCGGAGGCTGCCTCGGGAACGCCGACGGAGCGGGACGGGCTCTGCGCCCGGGCCTCGGCGCGGGCCGTGTCCGCGAGCGCCCGCAGGTGGGCGGTGCCCTCGCGCAGACCCACGCAGCGCATCCCGGCCGCCCTCCAGCGGGACACGTCGCCGCGCTGGTCGCGGGCGAGTCCCCAGCCGCGGCGCACGAGCGTGAGCGGGGGCTTGCGGGACTGGGAGAGGTCGCGGGCCAGGCGCAGGGAGAACACGAGGGGCGCGGGGCGGTCGACGACGAGGGCGTCGGCCAGCAGGCCCGCCGCCCGCAGCGGGGCGATGAGCTCGGCCGCGAAGATGCCCTCGGCGACGATGATCCGCTCGTCGTCCACTTCGAGCGTGCGCGTGCCGGTGCGCTGCGAGCGTGAGATCGAGTACTCGGGGATGTCCGCGCGGCCGTCGTGGGCGAGGGCGGTGAGCGCCTCGAGCGCGGCGCCCACGTTCCAGGAGGCGGGGTCGTCCCAGTCGACGATCCCGAAGCGCTGCGGGAGGGCCTCGTCGTCGCCGTCGCGGTAGAACTCGTCGAGCGGCACGAGCGGCAGCCCGCTGCGCTGCGTCATCACGCCCTTGCCGCTGCCCGAGGGGCCCGCCACCAGGACGATCCGACGGGGTGGGGCAGGGGCGGCGGCGGGGTCGGTCATGGGGTCCGAGTCTAGGGGATCGGGCCCCGACGAGGACGCGGGGATCGCCCGCTCAGCCGATGCGCAGGATCACCTTGCTGCTCGTGGGATCGGTCGCGGCGGTGGTGAAGGCGGCCTCGGCCTCGTCGAGCGCGAACTCGTGGCTGATCACGCGCTCCGCCGTCTCGCTGCCGGCCAGCAGGCGCACCGCGTCCTCGATCTCGGCGACGAACCGGAAGGTGCCGCGGTAGTCGATCTCCTCGGAGACGATCGGGCCCAGGGAGACCGTCACGGGCGTCACGGGCAGGTTGCCGACCTGCACGATCGTGGAGGCGCGGGGGATGCAGCGGATGATCCCGTCGAGGGAGGCGGGCGCCCCGGAGCACTCGAAGGCGACGCGGATGCGCTCGTCCATGCCCTCGGGGGCGTCGGTCGTGACGTCGGCCCCCACGGCGGCGGCCGCGGCACGGGCGGGCTCGGCGAGGTCGATCGCGGTCACGTGGGCGGCGCCCGCCGCCTTCACGGCGAGGATGACCAGGAGGCCGACGGGGCCGCAGCCGCTGACCAGCACGTGCGCGCCCTCGACGTCGCCGGCCCGGTGGACGGCGTGCATCGCGACGCCCAGCGGCTCCGCGAGCACGGCCCGGCGCGTGTCGAGGCCCTCGGGCAGCGGGATCACCTGCGCGGCGCGCACCTGCAGCACCTGCGCGAAGCCGCCGTCGGTGTGCGGGTCGCGCATGGCGGAGCCCAGGTAGGTGAGGTCGGGATGGAGGTTGTCGCGTCCGACGAGGCGCTCGGGCAGGGGCCCGGTGGTGCGCGCGGGATGCACGGTGACCGCCTGGCCCACTGTGAGCCCCTCGACGTCCTGACCGAGGGCGCGGATGCGGCCGGAGACCTCGTGGCCGAGCACGAGCGGGTGGTGCATCTGGGCGGTGCCGGTCGCGCCGTGGCGCCAGTAGCCGAGGTCCGAGCCGCAGATGCCGCCCCACTCGACGTCGATCTGGACGTCGTCGGGACCGAGCTCGGGGATCTCGCGGTCGACGACCCGGAGGTCCTGTGCCTTCTGGAGCTGGAGAGCGCGCATGATGTTCGCCTTTCGAGGAAGCGGTGGAGTGGCAGTGCAGTGCGAGGGGAGCAGGAGCGGGGCCGCGGGACGAGCGGGAGCGGCCCCGCGGGCTCAGCCCGGGTGCGGGTGCTCGGGCGCGGCCGGCGCATCGAGGGAGGCGACGGACTCCATGTGCTCTGCCATGGCGGCCTCGGCGCCGTGGGCGTCTCCCACGAGGATCGCCTCCACGATGCGGACGTGCTCGGCGTGCTCGGCGCCGACGAGGCCGCGGGTGTCGCGCGTCGCGCGCAGGTCCTGCATCGCGCGGAACAGGGGAGTGCGCACGGCGTCGAGCACGCTCTGCAGCGCGAGGTTCCCGCTGAGCCGGGTGATCTCGCCGTGCAGGCGCAGGTCCAGCTGCGGGTAGCGCTCGGAGTCCTCGAGCGCCTCGCCCATCTCCCGGAGCAGGTCGGCGAGGCCCTGACGGTCCGCGGACCGCTCGTCGGACGCGAGGGACACGGCGGCGAGGCGGGCCGCCCGCGCCTCGAGCGGGGCGCGCAGGTCCATGAGGGCGGTGAACCCGCCGCCCGGGGACTCGCGCAGGGCCCGCGCGAGGGAGAAGCGGATGAGGGAGTGGTCCTGTGCGCGCACGCTCGCGCTGCGCCCGTTCGTGATCTCGATGATGCCCAGTGCCGCGAGGGCGCTCAGCGCCTCGCGGACGACCGTGCGCGAGACTCCGAAGCGCTCGGCGAGCGCGCCGGTCGCGGGCAGGGTGTCGCCCTCCCCGAGCCCCTCGTCGTCGATGAGGTCGAGCAGCGCCTGGCGGGCGCGGGCGGCCAGGGACTCGCGGCTGAGGGCGGTCCCCTCCTCGCCGGTCCCGTCGTCCGAGAGGTAGGCCCAGGCGGGTGTCGAGGTCACAGGGAGTTCACCAGTCCGATCACGCCCACCATGATGATCGCGATCGCGGAGATCCACAGCATCACCGAGGTGGGGCGTCCGTCGCGGATCGCCGGCGCGGTCTGCGTGCGCGCGAGGTACAGGGTCGCGATCGCGGCGCCGATCAGGAAGATCGCGTTGAGGATGCCCGCGATGACCACGAGGGTCAGCGGCGAGGAGACGAGCGTGCCGAGAACGCCCCAGCCGATGGGCAGCACGATCATGATGACCCTCTGCCAGCGGTCGCGGACCATCTGGTCGGACCAGTCGTAGGCGCCGAAGATCGCGAGGGTGTGCCCGACCTGGCGGCCCAGGCTCGGGACGTTCGCGAGGATCGTCTTGAACAGGGCGAGGCCCGCGCCGGCGAGGAAGACGACCCCGCCCCAGGCGCCGACCGTCGAGTCGAAGATCGACGAGATCGTCACCATCACCTCGTTGCCCTCCGGGACCAGCCCCTGGGGGTGCAGGACGGCCGCGCCGAGCATGAAGAAGGCCGCGGTGGAGCAGGTGTAGATGACCCAGGAGACCCAGACGTCGACCTTCATCACGGAGATCCACCCGCGGGCGCGATCGATCCAGGCCTGCGAGCCGTCGTCGACGCCGGTCCAGGCCGCGTAGCCCTTCTCGACGACCCAGTAGGTGTAGGCGGTGGTCTCGCCGGCGCCGACGCCGGTCATGCCGAACATCGCGAGGGCGACGCCGGCGGATCCTGCGGCGATGCGCAGCTGCATGCCGTCGGCCACGTCGCCCAGGGTCCAGGCGTACTCGGTGCCGTTGAGCAGGAAGAGCATGATCACGGCGAAAGCGGTCACCACGAGCACGAGCACCGTGGAGACGTTCTCGACGACCGCGTAGCGGTTGAAGACGTGGATCCCGATGGCGACGGCCACGAGGATCGCGACCCACACGCCGATGGACAGCAGCGAATAGGGGTCGGAGCCGATCGGTATCAGGGAGCTGAAGGCGAAGGCGGAGGCGCTGATCACGCCGGCCTGGCCGATGAAGAACTGCAGGAACATCAGCAGCACGAGCCAGGAGATCCAGCCGCGCTTGAGGATGCGGGGAGGGACGTCGTCGTAGCCGTCGATCGCGACCCTGCCGGTGGAGATCGACCAGCGGGCCAGCTCGATCTGCACCCACACCTTGAGGAACGTCGAGACCATCACGAGCCACAGCAGCATGAAGCCGACCTGCGCGCCCAGCGTGGTCGCGGTGAGCAGCTCGCCGGAGCCGACGACGGCGGCCGAGGTGATCATGCCCGGTCCCAGGAACCGCAGCTTGCCGCGGAAGGTGCGCGGCGGATCGGTGATCTGCGAGCCGTCGACCCGGTACGGATCGACGCGCGCGGACAGGGTGGCGCGCTCTGGGGGTGACGACTGCACGGACGTCGACATTGACGGAACTCCTCGGGACGGACTGGGTGGGGATGGCCGGGCCCGGCGGCGCGCGCATCGGGGTCACCGGGGGAGATGCCCTCGGGGTGGATCCTGCGTGCGGCGCCGAACGACGAATCGAACCTATCACACAGGTAGACAGGTGGGGCCGGCGTGTGAGGGAGCAGTCCCGTCCTCGAGGTGCGCGTGGAAGAATCTGCGTCATGACGAACCTCCCGAACGATCAGCTCGCCCCGATGATCGACCACACCCTGCTCAAGCCCGAGGCCACGCGGGCCGACGTCGACGCCCTCGCCCGCGAGGCCGAGGAGCTCGGCACCTACTCGATCTGCGTCTCGCCCTCCATGCTCCCGGTCGAGACCACCGTGAAGGTCGCGACCGTGTGCGGCTTCCCCTCCGGCCAGCACCAGAGCGCGATCAAGGCCGCCGAGGCAGCCGACTCCGTCGCGCGCGGGGCGGACGAGGTCGACATGGTCATCAACGTGGGCCTCGCGGTCTCCGGCGACTTCGACGCCGTCGAGGCCGACATCCGCGCCGTGCGCGAGGCGGTCCCCGCCCCGACCGTGCTCAAGGTGATCATCGAGTCCGCCGTCCTCGGCGACGAGCAGATCGTGGGGGTGTGCGAGGCGGCCGAGCGCGCGGGCGCCGACTTCGTGAAGACCTCCACCGGCTTCCACCCCGCCGGGGGAGCCACCGAGCACGCGGTCTCCCTCATGCGCAGCACGGTCGGCGACCGGCTCGGCGTGAAGGCCTCGGGCGGCGTGCGCACGCGCGAGGCCGCCGAGGCGATGGTCGCTGCCGGCGCCTCCCGGCTCGGCCTCTCCGGCTCCCGCGGCGTCCTCGCGGGCGACGCGGCCGGCTCCGGGTACTGAGCACGGCGCCGGAAGGAGCACCGATGACGCGGACGGCGCTGATCACCGGGGCGAGCGCGGGACTCGGCGCGGAGTACGCGCGCGCTCTCGCGCGTCGCCACGTCCACCTGGTCCTCGTCGCGCGCCGGGCCGCTTCGCTCGAGGAGCTGGCGGCCGAGCTCGAAGGCCTCGGCGCCGACGGCATCGAGGTGCTTCCCGCGGACCTCGCGCAGGTCGCGGACGTGCAGGCCGTCGTCGCCCGGCTCGCGGACCCGTCGCGTCCCGTCGACGCCCTCGTCAACAGCGCCGGATTCGGCCTGCCCCTCGCCTTCGAGAGCAACGACATCGAGGACGAGGTGCGCCACCTGCGCCTGCACGACGAGGTGCCCATGCGGCTGATGCATGCGGTCCTCCCCGGCATGCTCGAGCGCGGTCGGGGATCGATCCTGAACATCGCCTCGGTCGCCGCCTTCACCCCGCGCTCGACGTACTCGGCCGCGAAGTCCTGGATCGTGAGCTTCTCGCGCTGGGCGAACGCCCGATACCGGCCGCGCGGCGTCACGGTCACGGCGGTCTGCCCCGGCTTCACCCACACGGAGTTCCACGCCCGGATGGGCCTGGCCCTGGGCAAGGAGGGGATCCCCGGGTGGATGTGGCTCCATGCGCCGCGGGTCGTCGAGGAGTCGCTGCGCGATGCCGCCCGCGGGAGGGCGGTCTCGGTGCCGAGCCGTCGCTACCGGGCGATCGTCGGCCTCACCCGCTTCCTCCCCGCGGGACTGCTCGCGAAGGCAGCCGCCCGCGGGCGCTGAGACCGCGCCGGTCGTGCCGGCGCGCTCATCGCGGCAGGGCGATGCGCACGGTGAACTCGTTGCCGTCCGGATCCGTCATCGTCGTCGAAGTCGCCCCGGGCGGGAGAGGATCGTCCCCGGACGCGATGCGCGCGCCGAGGCGCTCCAGCCGCGCGCACGCGGTGCTCAGCTCCGCGGCGTTCCCGACGCGGAGGGCGAGGCGGATCCGGTCCCTCCCCTGCCGCGGCATCAGAGGCGTGCCCGACCAGGTGATCTTGGCGCCGCCGCGCGGCGACTGGATCGCCGTCTCCTCGCCTTCGTCCCAGACGAGCGGCCAGTCCAGGGCCGCACTCCAGAACTCGCCCAGCGCGTGGGTGCCGTCGCAGTTGACGGCGCCGATCACCCCGGTGCCGCGGAGGAATCCGTTGCCCGGCTCGATGATGCACATCTCGTTGCCCTCGGGATCCGCGAGGACCTCGTGCGGGTCCTCGGAGCCCTGCCCGATGTCGGCCCGTCGGCCCCCTGCGCGGAGCACGCGCACGATCGTCGCCTCCATCTCCGGGGCGCTCGCGGTGGTGAGATCGAGGTGGATGCGGTTCTGCGAGGCCTTCGGGACGTTTGTGGGCACGAAGCGCAGGCGGAGGCCGTCACGGTCGGGCGGGAGGACGCACCAGTCGCGTCCCGTCCCGGGCGCCGCCTCGCGGTCGAGGAGCGCGGCCCAGAAGACAGCGAGCGTCTCGGGCGAGTGCGCGTCGACATCGATGCCGTCCAGTGCCAGTCCGGTCATGGCGCGAGGGTATGCCCGCGCTGAGCGGCGGACCAGCGATTTCCGAGCAGCCGGGAGGACCCGCGGGAGAGCGCGGTCAGGAGCCCGCACGAATGGACACGCGCGCGACCCGCGCGGCGCGCATACTCGCTCCATGAGCGCTGATCGCACCGACCCCACGTCCTCCGCCGATGGCTCGCGGACCCGCGTGCAGGGCATGTTCGTCTCCCTCGACGGGTACGCCGCAGGCTCCTACGTGACCTTCGAGGAGCCGTTCGGGGAGGCGATCGCGCTCACCCGAGGGTTCGACGGCCGCGCCATCCACGGCGTCGACAAGGTCGAGGACCTCAGCTTCGACGCCGCGATGACGAGCCTGTGGGGCCAGGGCATCGGCGTCGAGATCATGGGTCGGCGCAAGTTCGGACCGCAGACGGGGCCGTGGACCGATGACGGCTGGCGCGGCTGGTGGGGCGAGGAGCCGCCGTTCCGCACGCCCGTCATCGTGCTCACCCACCATGAGCGCGAGCCGCTCGCGTTCGAGAACGGCACCGTCTTCCACTTCCTGGACGCCTCGCCGCACGAGGCCCTGCAGAGGGCGCATGAGCTCGCCCCGGGCACGGACGTGCGGATCGGCGGCGGACCGAGCACCGTGCGGGAGTTCCTCGCGGCCGATCTCGTGGACACGATGCACCTCACGATCGTGCCGGTCACCATCGGATCGGGAACGCGCCTGCTCGAAGGGGGCCTGCCCTCCTCCGACGACTTCTTCATCGAGTCGGTCACGCTGCCCAGCGGTCGCGCCCATCAGATCTGGTACCGGCGGCGCCCGTGACGGACGGGGAACCTGACGAGCGATCACCGGGCCATGATGGGCTCATGTCCTCCGATTCCACGCCGACCTCCGGCATCGCGCTGGCACGCGAGTACTGGACCCGGGTGGTCCATCCGCTGCTCCTCACGCGCTGGCCGGACATCGCCCACGCTGCGGGGAGGGTCGGCCAGGGATCCGACGTGCTGGGCCTGGACGACGAGATCTCCCGTGACCACGACTGGGGGCTGCGCCTGAGCCTCTTCGTCGAGGAGGACATGGTCGTCCCGGTGCGGGACCTGCTCGCGGACCTGCTGCCCGAGTCGTTCGCCGGTCATCCCACCCGATTCGCCTTCACCGGCGGCGCGTGCACCGAGCATCACGTCGAGGTCCGCAGCGTGAGCGCCTTCGCCCGGGAGCGGCTCGGCTGCGACCCGCGGACGGGCCTGGACGCCGCGGAGTGGCTCTCGATCTCCGGCCAATCCGCCCTCGAGATCACCGCAGGCGCGGTCTTCACCGACACGACGGGCGAGATGACAGCCCTGCGCCGGAGCCTGCGCTGGTATCCCGAGGAGATCTGGCGGTACGTCGTCGCGTGCGACTGGTCCAGGATCGAGGAGGAACTGCCGCTCCTGGGACGAGCGGGCCAGCGAGGGGACGACCTCGGCTCTCGGGTGATCGCCGCGCGGATGGTCGACGTGTGCATGCATCTCGCCTTCCTGCTCGAGAAGCAGTGGGCGCCGTACTCCAAGTGGCGGGGCACCCTGCTGCGGCGACTGCACTGCGGTGACCAGGTCGCCGCACCGCTCGTCGAGGTGATGCGTGCTGCGAGCTGGCGCGAGCGACAGGCGGCGCTCGCCCGGTCGCTCGACGTGCTTCTGCGCCTCCAGCGGAGCGCCGGTCTGCCGTTCGCGGAGCCGGCTGCGGTCGCCTTCTGGGACCGTCCGTTCATGCAGCCGAATCCGCGCATCGTCGAGACGCTGCGCGAGGGCATCAGCTCGCCGGAGGTCCTGGCGCTGCATCCGGGGCGCGGCAGCATCGAGCAGCGCACCGACAACGTCGCGATCCTCACGGATGCG from Brachybacterium kimchii carries:
- a CDS encoding ABC transporter permease, producing MTALDQTGPAAAPTPEPGRASASGGAGERPRRWWLLPTVLTALALIALLVFGMLAPSGVQTAYRIAAPGDLNPGGIIPGDVPVPTKVAAIVLAVLALAVAAYLWVRAARGAMPRGRARVAVIVGFGVLWVLSFLTWAFKGATVDLGALLQTMMLLAVPLAFGALSGVLSERAGVINIAIEGQLLFGAFGAVLVGSLTGSAWAGLVAAPIMALVIGALLALFAIGYQVQQIIVGVVLNVFAIGLTSFFFGTVMKQNPGMFNQPLRLPTIRIPLLADIPIIGRVLFEQTVLVYLMWIIVAVLTVALFRTRWGLRVRAVGEHPRAADTVGIDVSRTRWSNVLLGSAVAGLGGATLTIGTGVAFGEEMSAGKGYIALAAMILGRYHPVGALLAALLFAFADALQLNLSSLPSGTGAGIPSQFLLMLPYIVTLFAVAGVVGRVRVPAADGVPYVKQ
- a CDS encoding cytidine deaminase; translation: MTSEQQASERTGDGTADFDELVEAARTVAQRAYAPYSRYRVGAAATTDDGRVVTGCNVENAGYGVTLCAECGMVSDLVAGGGGTLRRFVCVGGDEHVAAGDREVVMPCGRCRQLLSEHAGPQFRMLSPHGVLDLEGLLPQAFGPADLAG
- a CDS encoding thymidine phosphorylase; this translates as MTEAFDAIDVIRDKRDGARLSDEKIDWVIDAYTRGVVAEEQMAALAMAIFLRGMDREEIARWTAAMIASGERMDFGSLSKDTTDKHSTGGVGDKITLPLAPLVASFGVAVPQLSGRGLGHTGGTLDKLESIPGWRADLGNEEMMAQLEDVGAVICAAGSGLAPADKKLYALRDVTGTVEAIPLIASSIMSKKIAEGTAALVLDVKTGAGAFMREESDARELARTMVDLGTDAGVRTVALLTDMSAPLGRMVGNALEVRESLDVLAGGGPADVVELTVALAREMLAAAGKDDVDVEAALADGRAMDTWKRMISAQGGDPDAPLPVASHTEEIRASADGVVTGLDALQVGVAGWRLGAGRSRPGEAVQAGAGVELHKVVGEKVAAGDVLATLHTDTPDRFGRALEAIDGAWTIESAASEQTRRIVLDRIA
- a CDS encoding NUDIX domain-containing protein, with the protein product MTDPAAAPAPPRRIVLVAGPSGSGKGVMTQRSGLPLVPLDEFYRDGDDEALPQRFGIVDWDDPASWNVGAALEALTALAHDGRADIPEYSISRSQRTGTRTLEVDDERIIVAEGIFAAELIAPLRAAGLLADALVVDRPAPLVFSLRLARDLSQSRKPPLTLVRRGWGLARDQRGDVSRWRAAGMRCVGLREGTAHLRALADTARAEARAQSPSRSVGVPEAASGPASGGTGPAVLTIAAVCFLREGPSGLELFAVRKRGTEAFMQVGGKLEPGEDAREAAVREVIEELDVVLEEDGLELLGEFEAPAANEAETIVRASVFLAPSDSLPRDVTVFAELEEGRWFPLDADDAPGVQLAPLMTDHIVPRLRSLLA
- a CDS encoding L-idonate 5-dehydrogenase — protein: MRALQLQKAQDLRVVDREIPELGPDDVQIDVEWGGICGSDLGYWRHGATGTAQMHHPLVLGHEVSGRIRALGQDVEGLTVGQAVTVHPARTTGPLPERLVGRDNLHPDLTYLGSAMRDPHTDGGFAQVLQVRAAQVIPLPEGLDTRRAVLAEPLGVAMHAVHRAGDVEGAHVLVSGCGPVGLLVILAVKAAGAAHVTAIDLAEPARAAAAAVGADVTTDAPEGMDERIRVAFECSGAPASLDGIIRCIPRASTIVQVGNLPVTPVTVSLGPIVSEEIDYRGTFRFVAEIEDAVRLLAGSETAERVISHEFALDEAEAAFTTAATDPTSSKVILRIG
- a CDS encoding FadR/GntR family transcriptional regulator; amino-acid sequence: MTSTPAWAYLSDDGTGEEGTALSRESLAARARQALLDLIDDEGLGEGDTLPATGALAERFGVSRTVVREALSALAALGIIEITNGRSASVRAQDHSLIRFSLARALRESPGGGFTALMDLRAPLEARAARLAAVSLASDERSADRQGLADLLREMGEALEDSERYPQLDLRLHGEITRLSGNLALQSVLDAVRTPLFRAMQDLRATRDTRGLVGAEHAEHVRIVEAILVGDAHGAEAAMAEHMESVASLDAPAAPEHPHPG
- a CDS encoding Nramp family divalent metal transporter, whose amino-acid sequence is MSTSVQSSPPERATLSARVDPYRVDGSQITDPPRTFRGKLRFLGPGMITSAAVVGSGELLTATTLGAQVGFMLLWLVMVSTFLKVWVQIELARWSISTGRVAIDGYDDVPPRILKRGWISWLVLLMFLQFFIGQAGVISASAFAFSSLIPIGSDPYSLLSIGVWVAILVAVAIGIHVFNRYAVVENVSTVLVLVVTAFAVIMLFLLNGTEYAWTLGDVADGMQLRIAAGSAGVALAMFGMTGVGAGETTAYTYWVVEKGYAAWTGVDDGSQAWIDRARGWISVMKVDVWVSWVIYTCSTAAFFMLGAAVLHPQGLVPEGNEVMVTISSIFDSTVGAWGGVVFLAGAGLALFKTILANVPSLGRQVGHTLAIFGAYDWSDQMVRDRWQRVIMIVLPIGWGVLGTLVSSPLTLVVIAGILNAIFLIGAAIATLYLARTQTAPAIRDGRPTSVMLWISAIAIIMVGVIGLVNSL
- the deoC gene encoding deoxyribose-phosphate aldolase; the encoded protein is MTNLPNDQLAPMIDHTLLKPEATRADVDALAREAEELGTYSICVSPSMLPVETTVKVATVCGFPSGQHQSAIKAAEAADSVARGADEVDMVINVGLAVSGDFDAVEADIRAVREAVPAPTVLKVIIESAVLGDEQIVGVCEAAERAGADFVKTSTGFHPAGGATEHAVSLMRSTVGDRLGVKASGGVRTREAAEAMVAAGASRLGLSGSRGVLAGDAAGSGY
- a CDS encoding SDR family NAD(P)-dependent oxidoreductase → MTRTALITGASAGLGAEYARALARRHVHLVLVARRAASLEELAAELEGLGADGIEVLPADLAQVADVQAVVARLADPSRPVDALVNSAGFGLPLAFESNDIEDEVRHLRLHDEVPMRLMHAVLPGMLERGRGSILNIASVAAFTPRSTYSAAKSWIVSFSRWANARYRPRGVTVTAVCPGFTHTEFHARMGLALGKEGIPGWMWLHAPRVVEESLRDAARGRAVSVPSRRYRAIVGLTRFLPAGLLAKAAARGR